A segment of the Pseudomonadota bacterium genome:
GGTTATTGAGATTGTAAAACAGTTTGGAAAATTGAAGGTACTTGATGACAGGGAATTGGTCATAGAAATGGAAAAGAAGGAAGACTATCAGAGGCTTGAGAAAGCCCTTGATGATGCCTTTAAGGGCGAGGTAGACGTCGAGCTCATTCAAAAAAAATCATAAAGCAAATTTATTGCACATTTTTTCATGGCTTTAATAAAGCCTGAGAGCCGGAACGCTGTTTCCTCCATTCGCTGGCTCAAAATTTTTACCCTTTCTATGGTCTTCCTCACTTAAATTTGCAAACTTGACCTTTGGTCTTCGGACATGCTCCTGAGCCCCTTACGGGGACGCTAACCTTCAGCCGGGTACCCGCTGGAACTTTGCGGGTGGCCCCAAGAATTGTTGCTCGACTTCGCTCGCAATGAAACCGTGCTCGATGCTCATTCCAGTAAGGTTTAATTGCGAACATAGTGAGCAACAAAGCTCTTCCGGCTTGAAAATAGGTATGCTATCTTCTCATTCCTGTCAACATTCTTATGAGACAGGACACCAGTGCTTTAGAGCTTACCATCAATCGTTATCTAAATATTGATTAGGACTAATAAGATTGACATTTTATTTTCTTGCCGTTAATATAAATATATGCTTGAAGATGTAATAAAGAAATATGGTTTTATAATCTTAATAGCCGCCTTATTTATTCAAATGGTTTTTTCTGAAGGCGGTATCTTTGGATACACAATGTTAAAAAGGGAGATAAAGGCAGTCAGCGCTTCCATTAAAAGGATGGAACAGGAAAATGTACTTTTGATGAACGAAATAGATAAGCTGCAAAAGGACGATCAATATCTGGAAGAGGTTGTGAGAAAAAAACACGGTTTTGTGAGGGAAGGAGAGAGGCTTTACAGGATTGAGAAATGAGGTACGAAGGTGCTATATACAGACCTCCAAGCGAGGCGGACAGCTTAATATTGCAGGTTACCATAGGGTGTTCTCATAATAAGTGCACCTTTTGCGGTTCTTTTAAAGACAAGAAGTTCAGACTAAGGACGCTTGAAGAGGTCAGGGAAGACGTTGAAGAGGCGAAGGCCTATGCGAGGTATATAAGAAAGGTATTTATTGCAGACGGGGATGCCCTCATTATACCGCAGAAAAGGCTTATTCCCATAATTGAGCTTATACGGGATGCCTTTCCCAAGCTTGAGAGGATTGGCATATACGGAAATACAAAATCCATTTTAAAAAAGTCTGTGGAGGAGCTAAAGGCGTTAAAAGAGCTTGGTGTCGGGATTATCTATCTCGGTGTAGAATCCGGTGACCAGGTTGTGCTTGATAGGGTGTGCAAGGGGACTACGCTGGAGAAGACTGCAGAAGCCGCACGCAGGGTAAAAGAGGCAGGGATTATATTATCGGTAACCGTACTTCTCGGTCTGGGTGGGGTTGAGAGGAGCACAATCCACGCAGAAGAGACAGGAAAATTTTTGAGTAAGATAGACCCTGATTATGTAGGTGCCTTAAGCGTGATTATTGTTCCAGGTACCCCGCTCGCTGAGGAGGCGAAAAGGGGGACGTTTGAGGTCCCGAATCCTTATATGTTGCTTGAGGAACTCGCTATCATGATAAAGCACACCAATGTAACCCATACATTTTTTGCCTCAAATCATGCCTCAAACTATCTACCCGTTAAGGCATGGTTGCCGGAAGAAAAGGAAAAGATATTAAAATCGATACAATATGTATTGAATCGAAAAGACCCCTCTCTTTTGAGACCCGAGTTTATGAGGGCACTCTAAAAATGAAACAATTGGACAGAGAAGCCGGAACAAACGATACTGATTTTATAGAAGTACCTGTAAGGGTAAGATATGCAGACACTGACAGAATGGGCATTGTCTATTATGGAACGTACCCGATATATTTTGAGATTGGAAGAAGCGAGTTTATGAGGAAAAGGGGTTTTACTTACAGGGAATTTGAAGATATGGGTTATCACCTTGTTGTTGTGGGTATGGAAGTACAATATTACAGTTCTGCTACCTATGATGACCTTCTAATAGTTAAGACAAAAATATCGGAATTAAAATCGAGAGGACTCACGTTCCATTATGAGATATATAAAGAAGGAAACCTGGTTGTGGAAGGGAAGACAAAGCATATCTGCATAAATAACAGCAAAAAAACTGCAATAATCCCCTCGCAGCTTTTAAAAGTCTTGAGAGATGTCAGCCCCAAATAACATTCTGGTCATAAGATTAAGTTCCTTAGGTGATGTGCTTATGAGTCTTCCTGCAGTGAAGGCTATTAAGGATGCCTTCGCCCAAACCCGTATCTCATGGCTTGTGGAGGGCTCTGTCGGTGAGCTTTTGTCTTATCAGAGCTTTATAGATGATGTGATACAATTTCCAAGGGCGAGCATTGAAAGGGCAATAAGGAAAGGCAATCTTCTCCGTGCCACAGGGGAGTTCAAAGGTTTTTTGAAGAAGCTGAGGGGAACGAGGTATGATCTTGTTGTAGATTTTCATGGAATAATAAAGAGCGCTATGCTATCGATGTTTGTCCGTGGAGAGAGGAGGGTCGGTTTTGGGAAGGCATTTGCTAAGGAAAAAAGCCACCTTTTTTACCAGGAGAAAGTCGAGGCATATGATAAGAGGATTCATAAGGTTGAAAGGAATATGCTCCTCCCGAAGTACCTTGGTATAGATGGTGTTATCCCGGAAGTTACACTTAAAATCCCAGCAGATGTGAACGAATATATAGATAACTTTTTTTCAAGAATAGGTATAGGTACCCCTATCTTTGTAATCAATCCTTTTTCCAGCAAGGGAAGCAGATTCAAAAGATGGGACATGGATAGGTATGCGGGGCTGATTAAGAGAATAAAAGATGAAAGTCGCGCCCATGTTCTTATCCTGTGGGGGCCAGGGGAAGAAGGGGAAGCAGAGCACTTAAGGCAAATGGCAGGCGACGGTGTCTTTTTATCCTGCCCTACAAATATCCCGCAGCTTTTCGCTCTATTGAAGATGGTTGATATGTATATTGGCGGTGATACAGGGGTTATGCACCTTGCAGCATTTGCACATAAGCCTGTTGTGGCAATTTTTGGTCCCACAGATGTTTACGTGAATGCCCCGTACGGTTCACCCCATATAATAGTAAGAAGGGAATTGCCATGCAGCCCTTGCAAGAAAAAGAACTGTCATGGCAGGAAGTGTCTTGAAGATATTACTGTGGAAGAGGTTTTTGAAGCGGTGCAGCGAATGTATAAAAGAGCAGGGCATGGGGGTCAGGGTATAGGGTATAGTAAAAATGGTTTATGTCAGAGGAATTAATGCGTATACTTTTTATCTATCCAAACATTAATGCCCAGATAGGTTTTAATTACGGTATAGCGTATATATCCGGTTTTTTAAAGACCCACAATATTGAGACGTATTTATTGAACGTCAACGAAAAATTAAATTATCCTCTGAACCTTGACAGGATCAAGAAGGATATACTTGACATAAGACCGGATTTGATAGGTTTTTCTGTGCTTACAAACCAGTATAAGTATGCCATCGAGATTGCAAAGAGCATTAAAAGCTACCTTGATGTTCCCATAATCTTTGGGGGTATTCACCCGACTATGGATCCTCAGGGGACAATGTCTGAAGGGTCTGTAGACTACCTGTGTATCGGGGAGGGAGAAGAGGCACTGCTTGAACTAATACAAAAGGGTAATCCAAAAGGCATAAAGAACATAGGGCATAGGGATGGGGGTAATATAATAGTTGAGCCCTTGAGGCCATACATTGATATAACGAAACTGCCTTTTAAGGATTATGATATGTTTAACTTTCAGCAGATGATAGATGCGAAGGATGGATGGGTAGGGTTGATGGCTTCCCGTGGTTGCCCTTTCAGGTGCACCTATTGCCTCAACCATAAAATTATGGGGCTGTATAAAGCACAGGGGCATTTGCCAAAGCATTACCTGCGAAGGCATAGTGTGGATGAGATGATAAAGGAGGTAGAGTATCTCCTTTCACACTACAAAGGTATCAGGATGTTCATATTTGATGATGATATTTTTACCTTTGACAAGGCATGGCTAAGCGAGTTTTCTGAAAAGTACAAAGCGGTCACAGATACAGGTTTTGTTTGTAATGCCCATGCGCGGATATTCGATGAAGACATGGCAAGGCATCTCAAAGAGGCAGGATGCAGGATAGTAAAGTTCGGCCTTGAAAGCGGTAGCGAAAAGATAAGAAGGAATGTATTGAATAGATACATGTCGAATAAAGATATAGAACGGGCCTTTGACGTGGCCCATAAATTTGGACTTCACACATCAGCCTTTGTTATGATAGGATTGCCCCATGAAAAAAAGAAAGATATCATGGAGACAATAGAGCTCCTCGCGAGGATACAACCTGGAAGGTTCCGCTGGTCATTGTTCTTTCCTTTTATAGGCACAAAGGCATACGAGATAGCGGAGCATGCAGGGTTAATAGATTTTGAGAAGATGGGCATGCTTGATAACTTTACAGACGAAACCTGTATGATGCTTGGCAGTGATGTAGATCTTTTTGTTGATAAGCTGAAAACCTTATTCTGTCTGTTTGTGAATGGTTGTGCAGATATAGATGGGGAGCAAAAATACAGGGAGCTTATGAAAAGGATTGAGCTTGCAGGAGGGGATCTCTGGCGCAAAGAGAAAGACCTATTTTTAAAGCAGGTGAACATGCTGGATAAAGAGATGGAAAATAAAGGTAGACTTTACTACACAGTGAAGTATAATCCATTTATGGGCGTGAGGAGTGACTGGAAGGACAATAGTTTATCTTCCTAACTGGCTTGGAGATATAGTAATGGCTACACCCTTTCTCCGTTCTTTGAGGGCATCCCTTGATGGAGAACTCTGGGGTATAGGAAAAAACAATGCCATACACATATATAACGGCCTGGGGCTTTTTGATAGATTTATAGTCCTTGACAATAAAAAGGGGTTTATTTCATTTTTAGATACGGTTAGCATTCTTAAGGGTCTTAATTTTAAAAGGGGCATTGTATTGCCGCATTCTTTCCGTTCTGCCCTTTTGTTCTATGCTGCTCGCATAAAGGAGAGGATTGGCTATGGAAGGAACAAAAGAGGATTTATGCTTACACACCATGTTGATGAAGGAACCACGCCGGAGCCTACAGTAGAGCATTACCTTAAGATTATAGATACGCTTGGTGGCAAAAGGTTTCTGGATGCACCACTGCTTTTTGTAACAGAAGATGAGGAGCAGAAGTTTGATAAGAAGTTTACGGATATTTATAGACCATATATAGCATTTATCGTGGGGGCTCAATATGGGCCGTCTAAATGCTGGCCTGATTATTATTTTTCTCAGCTTGCAGATATGATTGTAAAAGATCACGGTGTGAAGGTATATATACTACCTGGTAGAGGCGAAGAAGGGCTTGCAAATAAAATTTACGAAGGGGTTATCAATAAGGCACACATAGAAGTAAAATCCATGGATATAAGAGACTTAAAGGTATGTCTTTCGAGGGCGTCTATTGTGGTGAGTAATGATACGGGGCCACGGCATATATCAGCGGCCCTTTCTGTTCCCACAATAGTGCTTTTGGGCCCAATGGACCAAAGGTATACACATTATCCAAGTCCTTATGTGTACCAGATATTGAAGGATGTTCCCTGCAGGCCCTGTAATAAGAAGAAGTGTGACAGGACACATGAATGTTTAAAAAACATAACACCAAAAGATGTATTGGAGAAGGTGGAGGAGATACTTGAAGGTAAAAGATAAGAAACAGGGGTCGAGGATCCAAGGGGTCAAGGGGTCAAGAAGAAACTACTCGGGCCCTCGAATCCTCGGATCCTTAACCCCTACAAAAAACACAATTGCATTAATTGACAGGTTCAAGGGGAGAAAGATATGTGTAGTTGGAGATATCATTGCTGATGTGTACATCTTTGGGAAACCATACAGGCTTTCAAGAGAGGCCCCGGTTGTTGTTGTAAAATACGAGGAAGAGAGGATATACCCGGGCAGTGCAGGTAATACGATACACAATCTTTTAGCCCTGGGTGCACATGTTTTTCCTCTGGGTTTTATAGGTAGTGATGATGCAGGGAATAAACTCATAAGATACTTTTCCCGTTATAAAACAGTAGACATGGATGGGTTTATACGGCATGATGGCGAAACAGTTACAAAAACAAGAATACTTGCAGGAGATACACACACATCTAAACAACAGGTTATTAGAATTGACAGGAACATCGATAAACATTTTTCTAAACATGAAAGAAGCCTCCTTAAAAAGAGATTGAAGGAAATTAGTCCCCATATGGATGGGTTCATTATTTCGGACTATGGACACGGGGCAGTCGACAGCGAGATTAGTGCCTATGTGAGAAATCTGGCAAAGAACAAGGTAGTTGTTGGTGATTCGAGGTATAATCTTAAAGAGCTTAAGGGATTTACAATAATTACCCCAAACGAGTCTGAGGCATATAACCTGTCTTCTCTTAATGAAAGGTACGATATAGAAGAAGTGGGCAGGAGAATACTCAAGTTGATGGATGTTGCCGCCCTTCTTATTACGAGGGGGAATAAAGGCATGAGCCTCTTTTTAAAGGGTGGAGAGGTCTATCATATACCTATTTCTGGTAAGGATGATGTCACGGATGTAACAGGTGCAGGCGATACTGTCTGTGCAGCTGTTGCACTTTCGCTTGCAAGTGGTGGAGATTTCTATACAGCATCGCTTATTGCAAACTATGCTGCTGGGGTAGTGGTTATGAAAAGGGGAACGGCAACGGTTACGGCGGAAGAGCTTAAGACAGTGATGAGTGTTAAGTGATAAGTGATGAAGGCAAAGCAATTAGCGTAGAGGATAGGCAAAGAGCTAAAAGCGAAAAGCAATAAGCTATGAGCAAAAGGCAGATTAAAGCGTTTTTAAGGCGGAAGGGTTTTTCTGAAGTAAGCATTGAAAAAGGATAATTTATATAAACGGAGTAGTATGGGAAAGATTATAAGCAGTCTCACTGAATTAAAAAACATTATCGAAGCTGAGAAGAAAAAGGGGAAGAGGATAGTTTTTGGAAATGGCTGTTTTGACCTTCTTCATGTGGGGCATACAAGGTATCTGAAGGGGGCAAAGGCACTCGGTGATATACTAATTTTGGCAATCAATGATGATGCATCAGTAACTGGACTCGGGAAGAGGAGAAAGGCCGTAACGCCAGCCGCAGAAAGGGCTGAGATTATATCCGCAATAGAATATGTGGATTATGTGATAATCTTCAGAGAGCCAACTGTGGAAAGACTCCTCCTGACATTAAAACCCGATATACATGCGAAGGGGACAGACTATACCGAAGATAATGTTCCCGAAAGAAATATAGTGATTTCTTATGGAGGGGAGGTTGCCATCGTTGGAGACCCGAAAGAACATTCAACGAGGGATATTATAAAAACTATAAAACAATTGGAGGACAAGTGAAACTACCTTTATCCATATACATGATAACCCTTAACAACAGCCCCACCATTGAAAGGGCATTGAAGAGTGTAACGGGCTGGGCCGATGAGGTAATTGTTGTTGATTCATACAGTACAGATGGTTCCCCGGAAATAATGCGGAGATATACCGAGAAGGTCTACCAGTATGAAACAGATAGCCAGAGGGATAAATACCAGTATGCACAGGGCTTATGTAAAAACCCATGGGTACTCTTTATTGATGCGGACGAGATCCTTACACCGGGGCTAAAAGAAGAGATAGAACATCTCCTTTCAGTGGAAACCCCCTACGATGCTTTTATTGTGAGCAGGAGAAACGTATATCTTGGAAGGGAAATAAGGTACGGCGGCTGGTATCCTGATGAAGAGATAAGGCTATATAAAAAGGAAAAAGGGAGATGGGAAGGGGGAATACATGCAAGGGTGTATGTTGAGGGCAAGGTGGGGAGGCTGAAAAACCATTACATGCATACCCCTTACATGGATATTGCTCATCAGATAAGGACAATTGACAGGTATTCCGAGGCTTTCGCAGGGGACCTTTACTCAACCCATCAGCATTTTCATCTTTTCAACATGCTCACAAGACCCATATACCGCTTTTTCAGGGATTATATTTTTAAAATGGGTTTCCTCGATGGTATACCGGGGTTTATCATCGTTGTATCTACAATGTTCTACGTTTTTATGAAACATGCAAAATTATGGGAGATGGAGAAAAGGAGTGGAAAAACAGTAAGGAGTAAGGAGTAAGCAGAAGCACCATATAAACTTTATAAATTTGAGAACCGGAGAGAAAATATGAAGGGGTTGGAATCATTCAAAGACAGAGAGGTGCTTGTTACCGGAGGACTTGGTTTTATAGGGAGCAATCTTTCTATAGAACTTGCAAGGCTCGGTGCCCGCGTCACAATAGTAGACAATATGCTGCCAAGACAGGGGGGTAACCCTTTCAACATAAGGGACATAGAGGATAAGGTAAGGGTAAATTTCTCTGATGTGAGAAATGAGCTATCGATGAACCACCTTGTAAAAGGAAAACACTATATCTTTCATCTGGCAGGCCAGGTAAACCATGTTGACAGCATGAGAAACCCTGTTCAGGACCTTGATATAAACTGTCGCGGCACACTCGTACTGCTTGAAGCATTGAGGCAGCATAACAGGTCTGCAAAGGTGATATTTGCAGGAACAAGGGGGGAATACGGATCAAGCGTGAAGCTCCCTGTCGATGAGGACCACCCCACAAACCCAAAGGGGATATATGCAGTTACAAACCTGACAGCAGAAAAGATGGTGCTTGTGTATGATGATATTTATGGAATAAAAGGTGTGTGCCTGAGGATAACGAATACCTATGGTCCACGGCATCAGAT
Coding sequences within it:
- a CDS encoding radical SAM protein; its protein translation is MRILFIYPNINAQIGFNYGIAYISGFLKTHNIETYLLNVNEKLNYPLNLDRIKKDILDIRPDLIGFSVLTNQYKYAIEIAKSIKSYLDVPIIFGGIHPTMDPQGTMSEGSVDYLCIGEGEEALLELIQKGNPKGIKNIGHRDGGNIIVEPLRPYIDITKLPFKDYDMFNFQQMIDAKDGWVGLMASRGCPFRCTYCLNHKIMGLYKAQGHLPKHYLRRHSVDEMIKEVEYLLSHYKGIRMFIFDDDIFTFDKAWLSEFSEKYKAVTDTGFVCNAHARIFDEDMARHLKEAGCRIVKFGLESGSEKIRRNVLNRYMSNKDIERAFDVAHKFGLHTSAFVMIGLPHEKKKDIMETIELLARIQPGRFRWSLFFPFIGTKAYEIAEHAGLIDFEKMGMLDNFTDETCMMLGSDVDLFVDKLKTLFCLFVNGCADIDGEQKYRELMKRIELAGGDLWRKEKDLFLKQVNMLDKEMENKGRLYYTVKYNPFMGVRSDWKDNSLSS
- a CDS encoding glycosyltransferase family 9 protein, with the protein product MSLPAVKAIKDAFAQTRISWLVEGSVGELLSYQSFIDDVIQFPRASIERAIRKGNLLRATGEFKGFLKKLRGTRYDLVVDFHGIIKSAMLSMFVRGERRVGFGKAFAKEKSHLFYQEKVEAYDKRIHKVERNMLLPKYLGIDGVIPEVTLKIPADVNEYIDNFFSRIGIGTPIFVINPFSSKGSRFKRWDMDRYAGLIKRIKDESRAHVLILWGPGEEGEAEHLRQMAGDGVFLSCPTNIPQLFALLKMVDMYIGGDTGVMHLAAFAHKPVVAIFGPTDVYVNAPYGSPHIIVRRELPCSPCKKKNCHGRKCLEDITVEEVFEAVQRMYKRAGHGGQGIGYSKNGLCQRN
- a CDS encoding GDP-mannose 4,6-dehydratase, encoding MKGLESFKDREVLVTGGLGFIGSNLSIELARLGARVTIVDNMLPRQGGNPFNIRDIEDKVRVNFSDVRNELSMNHLVKGKHYIFHLAGQVNHVDSMRNPVQDLDINCRGTLVLLEALRQHNRSAKVIFAGTRGEYGSSVKLPVDEDHPTNPKGIYAVTNLTAEKMVLVYDDIYGIKGVCLRITNTYGPRHQMAHDEYGVFNWFIRKAIDNENIPVFGYGHILRDFLYVDDLVGCMLLAALTDRAYGKVFNVGTGVPVSFNELAKRIVQVAGSGRVKFTEFTKERKEVEPGDYYADITRIKKTVNWEPGISLEEGIKRTIDYYRKYKREYW
- a CDS encoding septum formation initiator family protein, with protein sequence MLEDVIKKYGFIILIAALFIQMVFSEGGIFGYTMLKREIKAVSASIKRMEQENVLLMNEIDKLQKDDQYLEEVVRKKHGFVREGERLYRIEK
- a CDS encoding adenylyltransferase/cytidyltransferase family protein is translated as MGKIISSLTELKNIIEAEKKKGKRIVFGNGCFDLLHVGHTRYLKGAKALGDILILAINDDASVTGLGKRRKAVTPAAERAEIISAIEYVDYVIIFREPTVERLLLTLKPDIHAKGTDYTEDNVPERNIVISYGGEVAIVGDPKEHSTRDIIKTIKQLEDK
- a CDS encoding bifunctional ADP-heptose synthase; protein product: MKVKDKKQGSRIQGVKGSRRNYSGPRILGSLTPTKNTIALIDRFKGRKICVVGDIIADVYIFGKPYRLSREAPVVVVKYEEERIYPGSAGNTIHNLLALGAHVFPLGFIGSDDAGNKLIRYFSRYKTVDMDGFIRHDGETVTKTRILAGDTHTSKQQVIRIDRNIDKHFSKHERSLLKKRLKEISPHMDGFIISDYGHGAVDSEISAYVRNLAKNKVVVGDSRYNLKELKGFTIITPNESEAYNLSSLNERYDIEEVGRRILKLMDVAALLITRGNKGMSLFLKGGEVYHIPISGKDDVTDVTGAGDTVCAAVALSLASGGDFYTASLIANYAAGVVVMKRGTATVTAEELKTVMSVK
- the waaF gene encoding lipopolysaccharide heptosyltransferase II, whose amino-acid sequence is MATPFLRSLRASLDGELWGIGKNNAIHIYNGLGLFDRFIVLDNKKGFISFLDTVSILKGLNFKRGIVLPHSFRSALLFYAARIKERIGYGRNKRGFMLTHHVDEGTTPEPTVEHYLKIIDTLGGKRFLDAPLLFVTEDEEQKFDKKFTDIYRPYIAFIVGAQYGPSKCWPDYYFSQLADMIVKDHGVKVYILPGRGEEGLANKIYEGVINKAHIEVKSMDIRDLKVCLSRASIVVSNDTGPRHISAALSVPTIVLLGPMDQRYTHYPSPYVYQILKDVPCRPCNKKKCDRTHECLKNITPKDVLEKVEEILEGKR
- a CDS encoding glycosyltransferase family 2 protein, whose translation is MKLPLSIYMITLNNSPTIERALKSVTGWADEVIVVDSYSTDGSPEIMRRYTEKVYQYETDSQRDKYQYAQGLCKNPWVLFIDADEILTPGLKEEIEHLLSVETPYDAFIVSRRNVYLGREIRYGGWYPDEEIRLYKKEKGRWEGGIHARVYVEGKVGRLKNHYMHTPYMDIAHQIRTIDRYSEAFAGDLYSTHQHFHLFNMLTRPIYRFFRDYIFKMGFLDGIPGFIIVVSTMFYVFMKHAKLWEMEKRSGKTVRSKE
- a CDS encoding thioesterase family protein, whose protein sequence is MKQLDREAGTNDTDFIEVPVRVRYADTDRMGIVYYGTYPIYFEIGRSEFMRKRGFTYREFEDMGYHLVVVGMEVQYYSSATYDDLLIVKTKISELKSRGLTFHYEIYKEGNLVVEGKTKHICINNSKKTAIIPSQLLKVLRDVSPK
- a CDS encoding radical SAM protein, with translation MRYEGAIYRPPSEADSLILQVTIGCSHNKCTFCGSFKDKKFRLRTLEEVREDVEEAKAYARYIRKVFIADGDALIIPQKRLIPIIELIRDAFPKLERIGIYGNTKSILKKSVEELKALKELGVGIIYLGVESGDQVVLDRVCKGTTLEKTAEAARRVKEAGIILSVTVLLGLGGVERSTIHAEETGKFLSKIDPDYVGALSVIIVPGTPLAEEAKRGTFEVPNPYMLLEELAIMIKHTNVTHTFFASNHASNYLPVKAWLPEEKEKILKSIQYVLNRKDPSLLRPEFMRAL